The following are from one region of the Bacillota bacterium genome:
- a CDS encoding glycine betaine ABC transporter substrate-binding protein: protein MRKLLKTLSIALILVFTAGILFGCGGQEGTGENGNGEDQGGNQTESKGKVSIGYVEWDDCIASTYVLKNVLANEGYDVEITSVDAGVMWSGVAQGDFDFMVAAWLPGTHKNYWADFKDQVVDLGPNFEGAKIGLVVPEYVNIDSIAEMNSAADKFDGAITGIEPGAGIMQATEEAITEYGLNLELNDSSSAAMAAALERAINNEEWIAVTGWNPHWKFAKFDLKYLEDPKGVYGGEEHIDTVTRQGFEEDMPEAASIADNFYWTSEELGPVMVNIKEGMTPDEAAQKFIEGHQDLVNEWTS from the coding sequence ATGCGTAAATTATTAAAAACATTAAGCATAGCTTTAATACTAGTATTTACGGCCGGAATACTTTTTGGCTGTGGAGGACAGGAAGGCACCGGTGAAAACGGAAATGGTGAAGATCAAGGTGGTAACCAAACAGAAAGCAAAGGTAAAGTTAGTATAGGTTACGTTGAGTGGGACGACTGTATTGCCAGCACTTATGTATTGAAAAATGTGCTTGCCAATGAAGGCTATGATGTTGAAATAACTTCAGTGGACGCAGGGGTAATGTGGAGCGGAGTTGCCCAGGGGGATTTTGACTTTATGGTAGCGGCATGGTTGCCCGGAACTCATAAAAACTATTGGGCAGACTTTAAGGATCAAGTAGTTGACCTTGGCCCCAACTTTGAAGGTGCTAAAATCGGTTTAGTGGTGCCGGAGTACGTTAATATCGACTCCATCGCTGAAATGAATAGCGCGGCAGATAAGTTTGACGGTGCCATTACCGGTATTGAGCCTGGTGCGGGCATTATGCAGGCTACTGAAGAAGCAATTACCGAATACGGCTTAAATTTAGAACTTAATGACAGCAGTAGTGCAGCCATGGCAGCGGCTCTGGAAAGAGCAATAAACAATGAAGAATGGATTGCTGTTACCGGTTGGAACCCGCATTGGAAGTTTGCCAAGTTTGACCTTAAATATCTGGAAGATCCCAAGGGAGTATACGGGGGTGAAGAGCATATCGACACCGTGACCCGCCAGGGATTCGAAGAAGATATGCCGGAAGCTGCCAGCATCGCTGACAATTTCTACTGGACATCTGAGGAGCTCGGTCCGGTAATGGTAAACATTAAAGAGGGTATGACCCCTGATGAAGCAGCACAGAAGTTTATTGAAGGTCATCAGGATTTAGTTAACGAGTGGACTTCTTAA
- a CDS encoding metal-dependent hydrolase, translated as MSHSIKWLGHAACQITSEKGKVILIDPWITGNPSCPIKKEDITRADIILITHDHDDHLGSDVPDIVKATGATVLVQPELAGKLQEAGVSADNIIFGMGMNIGGQVEVSGIKVTMTQAFHSAGAGDPTGFIVILEDGKTVYHAGDTGIFSSMGILGELYDIDLALLPIGSVFVMDPVQAAHSLTLLKPQKAIPIHYGTFPILVQDAEEFTELAKQKTPNVTVEALKPGEEISL; from the coding sequence ATGAGTCACAGCATAAAATGGTTGGGGCATGCTGCTTGTCAAATAACAAGCGAAAAAGGGAAAGTTATCTTAATTGACCCGTGGATTACAGGAAACCCCAGTTGCCCCATTAAGAAGGAAGACATTACGCGGGCAGACATTATTCTGATTACTCACGATCATGACGACCACCTTGGAAGTGACGTGCCGGACATTGTAAAAGCCACAGGGGCAACAGTGCTTGTACAGCCTGAACTGGCCGGCAAACTACAGGAAGCCGGAGTTAGCGCAGACAATATTATATTTGGCATGGGAATGAATATTGGCGGACAAGTAGAAGTCAGCGGAATCAAGGTCACTATGACCCAAGCTTTCCATTCCGCCGGAGCGGGGGACCCCACCGGTTTTATAGTTATTTTGGAAGACGGCAAAACCGTCTACCACGCCGGAGATACCGGTATTTTTTCCAGCATGGGAATTTTGGGCGAACTTTATGACATTGACCTTGCCCTTCTACCCATTGGCAGCGTATTTGTCATGGACCCGGTTCAAGCCGCGCACAGTCTGACGCTTTTAAAACCCCAAAAAGCAATTCCTATTCACTATGGCACTTTCCCCATACTGGTACAAGATGCCGAAGAATTTACCGAGCTGGCCAAGCAGAAGACTCCTAATGTTACCGTAGAGGCTCTTAAGCCAGGAGAGGAAATTTCTTTATAA
- a CDS encoding Nif3-like dinuclear metal center hexameric protein, which translates to MCAKAKELTGFIEELAPPILAESWDNSGWQVGDPFQDVERVMVTLDIDEQVVEEAVQRGVQLLVSHHPMFMKGFKSLRLDTMPGRIVAKLIQHGVGSYAAHTNLDSAGGGVNDILAEKLGLRDARVLYAVQEEKYLKLVVFVPESHLENVMQALRREGAGWIGNYSDCTFQLKGTGTFRPGEGTDPYIGSQGELERVEEVRLETILPTSEKARVVDAMVKAHPYEEVAYDLYPLALEGPKKGLGRVGNLNSPLLWPEFIQLVKEALGVTSVRFGCDDKDAKVQRVAVCGGSGADLWPAAKAMGAQVLVTGDIKYHTAKDMMAEGILFVDAGHYGTERIVVASLAEYLRRCVNEKGMRVEVLESQRDYDPFQTA; encoded by the coding sequence GTGTGCGCAAAAGCTAAGGAATTAACCGGATTCATTGAAGAATTGGCTCCACCAATACTGGCAGAATCATGGGACAATAGCGGGTGGCAGGTGGGAGACCCCTTCCAAGATGTTGAGCGGGTAATGGTGACCCTGGATATTGATGAACAAGTGGTTGAGGAAGCGGTGCAGCGTGGAGTGCAGCTGTTAGTCAGCCATCATCCCATGTTTATGAAGGGCTTTAAAAGCCTGCGTCTGGACACAATGCCCGGCCGCATAGTAGCTAAGCTGATTCAGCACGGGGTGGGAAGTTACGCCGCCCACACTAATTTGGACAGTGCAGGTGGCGGGGTAAATGATATTTTAGCAGAAAAGCTGGGCTTAAGGGATGCCCGCGTGCTTTATGCAGTACAGGAGGAAAAGTATTTAAAACTGGTGGTATTTGTGCCTGAATCTCACCTGGAAAATGTTATGCAGGCTTTGCGCAGAGAGGGAGCCGGCTGGATTGGAAATTACAGTGACTGTACTTTCCAGCTAAAGGGTACCGGTACCTTCCGCCCGGGCGAGGGAACTGACCCATACATAGGCAGCCAGGGTGAATTGGAGCGCGTGGAGGAAGTGCGTCTGGAAACTATACTGCCTACTTCTGAAAAGGCTAGGGTAGTGGATGCAATGGTAAAGGCCCATCCTTACGAAGAAGTGGCCTATGATTTGTATCCCCTGGCCCTGGAAGGACCTAAAAAAGGACTGGGGCGAGTGGGTAATCTTAATTCTCCACTGCTATGGCCTGAATTTATACAGCTGGTTAAAGAGGCCCTGGGGGTTACATCCGTGCGCTTTGGATGTGATGATAAGGATGCAAAGGTGCAGCGGGTTGCAGTTTGCGGAGGTTCCGGGGCCGATTTATGGCCTGCGGCAAAGGCCATGGGAGCACAGGTGCTGGTAACGGGAGATATAAAGTATCATACGGCCAAAGATATGATGGCAGAAGGTATTCTTTTCGTGGATGCCGGTCATTATGGCACGGAGAGAATTGTGGTAGCATCCTTAGCAGAATACTTGCGTAGATGTGTAAACGAGAAGGGTATGAGGGTTGAAGTGTTGGAAAGCCAGAGGGATTACGACCCTTTTCAAACTGCATAG
- a CDS encoding DUF4363 family protein — protein MRKIIFYLIPILTLIVFYVGLTSGSYLKKPTSELDDVAKHMRILKMNIEGGNWDAAATNLKKMKSAWGEVKSRIQFNVDKRKITEIDVKIARLQGLIEAKDKAGALTELSEAAMYWDSLGEF, from the coding sequence GTGAGAAAAATCATATTTTATCTAATACCAATACTAACTTTAATTGTCTTTTACGTAGGTCTAACCAGCGGTTCATATTTGAAAAAGCCCACGAGTGAATTAGATGATGTAGCCAAACATATGCGGATTTTAAAAATGAATATTGAAGGCGGCAATTGGGATGCAGCTGCAACGAATCTAAAAAAAATGAAAAGCGCGTGGGGAGAAGTTAAATCAAGGATCCAATTCAATGTTGACAAAAGAAAGATAACTGAAATTGATGTTAAAATTGCTCGCCTGCAAGGTTTAATAGAGGCGAAAGATAAAGCGGGGGCTCTAACAGAGCTAAGCGAAGCCGCCATGTACTGGGATAGTCTTGGAGAATTCTAA
- a CDS encoding TetR/AcrR family transcriptional regulator, giving the protein MPKVGMEEIRREQILQAAYRCVAQKSINGTRMKDIAREAGISQGVIHYYFQTKEKLLNELLAWSLQEYLEGALNKITFEKNPVKRLKTLFKYQKQVVRERADLVTVFYDFWVQGTKQPDVRDKMKEQFKLYRDFIHRIVQEGVHMGTFKEEALDYVPGLTVGLLEGFAIQQVIDPDCFDASLLAEKSVEILLHTMARDWDNPDNLG; this is encoded by the coding sequence ATGCCCAAGGTAGGTATGGAAGAAATAAGGCGAGAGCAAATCTTGCAAGCTGCATATCGCTGTGTGGCACAAAAAAGCATTAACGGTACAAGAATGAAAGATATAGCCAGGGAGGCGGGAATCAGCCAGGGAGTTATTCATTATTACTTCCAAACCAAAGAAAAACTACTCAATGAACTACTTGCCTGGTCGCTGCAAGAATACCTGGAAGGTGCGCTAAACAAAATAACCTTTGAAAAGAACCCCGTGAAACGCTTAAAAACATTATTTAAATACCAAAAACAAGTGGTAAGAGAAAGAGCTGACCTAGTTACAGTTTTTTATGACTTTTGGGTTCAGGGCACCAAACAGCCGGATGTAAGAGATAAAATGAAGGAGCAGTTTAAATTATACAGAGATTTTATACATAGGATTGTCCAGGAGGGTGTCCATATGGGCACATTTAAGGAAGAGGCGCTGGATTACGTACCCGGTCTTACCGTTGGCCTTTTGGAGGGATTTGCCATCCAGCAGGTAATTGACCCTGATTGTTTTGATGCATCCCTACTGGCGGAGAAATCTGTTGAGATATTGCTTCACACAATGGCTCGCGACTGGGACAACCCAGATAATTTAGGCTGA
- a CDS encoding ATP-binding protein: protein MAERKKIAILGGPGTGKTTLCKQLDVDYSLAGYVSSVCLEFARSYISHYGVPVSIFEQFLLYEGQKRREKELNYCDIIFCDNATILNYVYGLMSGNLKDPKEVYALMKLYEWAMKDLPGYEVFYIPREFSMDKDGIRYQDEEFAEIVDTKIRNFLDIMNVPYTIVTGDMDTRVQMVKDKIGFENKRTPSA from the coding sequence ATGGCGGAAAGAAAAAAAATTGCCATTTTGGGTGGTCCAGGCACCGGCAAGACAACTCTTTGTAAACAACTGGATGTTGACTACAGTCTGGCTGGTTATGTGAGCAGCGTTTGCTTGGAATTTGCCCGGTCTTATATTTCTCATTATGGAGTCCCGGTAAGTATTTTTGAACAATTTCTACTTTATGAAGGGCAGAAAAGAAGGGAAAAGGAACTTAATTACTGTGACATTATCTTTTGTGACAACGCAACCATTCTAAATTATGTTTACGGTTTAATGTCAGGGAATTTAAAAGATCCCAAAGAAGTGTATGCACTGATGAAGTTGTATGAGTGGGCAATGAAAGACCTGCCCGGTTATGAGGTATTTTATATACCGAGGGAGTTTAGCATGGATAAAGATGGCATCAGGTACCAGGACGAAGAATTTGCTGAAATAGTTGATACAAAAATAAGGAATTTCTTAGATATTATGAATGTCCCTTATACAATTGTAACGGGGGATATGGATACCAGGGTGCAGATGGTAAAAGATAAAATAGGTTTTGAAAATAAGAGAACTCCATCTGCATAA
- a CDS encoding ABC transporter permease, which produces MRISHRVWHVFMRNFTVFKKTWLANVMFNFIEPLLYLGAMGFGLGVFVEDIDGLPYINWMAPGLIATSAMWAAALECTYDSYMRMNYQKTYHAIIATPVNLEEVVVGEILFGTFKSLLYGIIIIIVISALGLVPSPWVLLVLPVLALEGLAVTELSITWTGLVPGVDAFGFFFTLVITPMFLFSGVFFPLDGLPVLVQVIAWFMPLYHVVELTRSLTLGTVGPSLLYDVLWLVVFITVLFKLPLYLMRRRLID; this is translated from the coding sequence ATGAGAATCTCCCACCGGGTTTGGCATGTTTTTATGCGTAATTTTACAGTGTTTAAAAAAACCTGGCTTGCAAATGTGATGTTTAATTTTATAGAGCCCCTCTTATATCTTGGAGCAATGGGTTTCGGCCTGGGGGTTTTTGTGGAGGACATTGACGGGCTGCCCTACATCAACTGGATGGCACCGGGATTGATTGCAACTTCAGCCATGTGGGCCGCAGCATTGGAATGCACCTATGATAGCTATATGCGCATGAATTATCAAAAAACATACCATGCCATCATCGCCACCCCGGTAAACCTGGAAGAGGTGGTAGTGGGGGAAATTCTTTTCGGGACATTTAAAAGTCTGCTTTACGGAATAATTATTATCATTGTCATTTCAGCACTGGGCCTGGTTCCCTCCCCCTGGGTATTACTGGTCCTACCGGTTCTCGCATTAGAAGGGCTGGCAGTTACTGAACTAAGTATCACCTGGACCGGCCTTGTACCAGGCGTAGACGCCTTCGGCTTTTTCTTTACCCTGGTAATCACTCCCATGTTCTTGTTCTCGGGAGTTTTTTTCCCACTGGACGGCCTACCTGTCTTAGTACAGGTAATTGCCTGGTTTATGCCCCTTTATCACGTGGTGGAATTAACAAGAAGCCTTACACTGGGGACAGTGGGACCGTCATTATTATATGACGTGCTGTGGTTGGTGGTCTTTATTACCGTCCTATTTAAGCTTCCGCTATATTTAATGCGCAGGCGTTTGATAGACTGA
- a CDS encoding DUF421 domain-containing protein, which produces MNETLMVLVRGVIAFFTLFIFARILGKQQMSQLTYFDYILGITIGSIAATLTTNLGNNTWSEWVGLFTWFVLVFIIQMIAIKSRYIAKYMDGEPTVVIMNGHIMEDAMKTMRYSIDHLLGQLRLKGIFDLTQVEFAVLETNGKLSVQKKSEFQPVTAKDLNLSTSYSGLSTEVVFDGVVLDQNLEQLNLDRSWLDAELKKLGIDAYSEVALASMDTSGRLYVDTYNDRLKSLTDPSDYRGPN; this is translated from the coding sequence TTGAACGAAACCCTTATGGTGTTAGTTAGAGGCGTAATAGCTTTTTTCACATTGTTCATATTTGCCCGCATACTGGGAAAGCAGCAAATGAGCCAGCTCACCTATTTCGATTACATACTGGGCATCACCATTGGCTCCATTGCCGCCACCCTTACCACAAACCTTGGTAACAATACGTGGTCTGAATGGGTGGGCCTTTTCACCTGGTTTGTTTTAGTGTTTATCATTCAAATGATTGCGATCAAATCACGCTATATTGCAAAATACATGGATGGAGAGCCTACTGTGGTCATTATGAACGGTCATATTATGGAAGACGCTATGAAGACCATGAGGTACAGCATAGACCACCTCTTGGGTCAACTGCGCCTCAAAGGGATTTTTGATCTGACACAAGTGGAATTTGCTGTTTTAGAAACTAATGGCAAACTGTCTGTACAAAAAAAATCCGAGTTTCAGCCTGTTACTGCCAAGGATTTGAACTTATCCACCAGCTACTCCGGCTTGAGCACAGAAGTTGTTTTCGACGGTGTAGTATTAGACCAAAACCTGGAGCAATTAAACCTTGACCGGTCATGGCTGGATGCAGAGTTGAAGAAACTTGGCATAGATGCCTATTCCGAGGTTGCCCTGGCCAGTATGGATACATCAGGCAGATTATACGTTGACACCTATAACGACCGCCTTAAATCATTGACCGACCCAAGTGATTATCGCGGGCCTAATTAA
- a CDS encoding GntR family transcriptional regulator gives MNKSIDKSSSTPLYIQLAEIIEGGIYEGQHPQGSKLPSEQELMETYNVSRVTVRQTMKHLAAKNIIIRRQGIGTFVNKQIFSQTVSDIMGFYPSLLSKANNPEMKILLYETIDPDSDVQEKLQLPSEAKVLHYTRQYLVENSILVVTQVYIPIFIAEKWTRDDAEKNASHRLIQEKAGFTINNSSLKIRASLASKQVADYLNTAKGSPVLELRRLTYSIEQQPIEYAIFSFRGDSYELTTKIIGSEKNSWELKKQ, from the coding sequence ATGAATAAGAGTATTGATAAATCAAGTTCCACTCCACTATACATTCAATTGGCGGAGATCATTGAAGGCGGCATCTACGAAGGGCAGCATCCTCAGGGTTCAAAGCTTCCTTCCGAGCAGGAATTAATGGAAACCTATAACGTTAGCAGGGTTACTGTCAGACAAACCATGAAACATTTAGCCGCAAAAAATATTATTATTCGAAGACAGGGAATTGGGACTTTTGTTAATAAGCAAATTTTTTCTCAAACTGTAAGCGATATAATGGGTTTCTACCCATCTTTACTAAGCAAGGCTAATAATCCTGAAATGAAAATCTTACTTTACGAAACAATCGATCCAGACTCAGATGTGCAGGAAAAGCTGCAACTTCCCTCTGAGGCAAAGGTTTTGCACTATACCCGCCAATACCTTGTTGAAAATTCGATATTGGTGGTTACCCAAGTTTATATACCCATTTTTATTGCTGAAAAGTGGACCAGAGACGACGCCGAGAAAAATGCTTCTCACCGTTTGATTCAAGAAAAAGCAGGTTTTACTATTAATAACTCATCATTAAAGATACGAGCATCCTTGGCATCTAAACAGGTTGCAGATTACTTAAATACAGCTAAAGGAAGCCCGGTACTGGAGCTAAGGCGTCTAACTTACTCCATTGAGCAACAACCCATCGAATACGCAATCTTCAGCTTCCGTGGGGATTCATATGAGCTGACCACAAAAATAATTGGAAGCGAAAAAAACAGTTGGGAACTAAAAAAGCAATAA
- a CDS encoding SAM-dependent methyltransferase, whose translation MMQLSGRLATLVECVHPDTIIADIGTDHAYVPVYLVEKGICPKAIAGDLNAGPVESAMDTVESYGLETKIEVRQGNGLQILSPGEVDMIIIAGMGGLLIKQILSEGKDKLQNVNSLLLQPNNHAFEVRSWLMGSGWGIVDERLVLERGKFYPVIICEQNRGIVTEDPVALEIGPRLLEKGGPLVERFLEKRSRECAGILDGLSRSANPLKVEKQQRVTKLLRGIKEELIRVRKS comes from the coding sequence ATGATGCAGCTTTCCGGGCGGCTGGCCACATTAGTTGAATGTGTCCACCCTGATACAATCATAGCAGACATTGGTACGGACCATGCATACGTCCCAGTGTATCTGGTTGAAAAAGGGATATGCCCCAAGGCAATTGCCGGTGATCTGAATGCCGGACCGGTGGAGTCGGCCATGGATACCGTAGAATCTTATGGGCTGGAAACAAAAATTGAAGTCAGGCAGGGAAATGGGCTGCAAATTTTGTCCCCCGGTGAAGTGGATATGATTATTATTGCTGGCATGGGAGGACTTCTGATCAAACAAATACTGTCCGAAGGGAAAGATAAGCTGCAAAATGTAAATAGCCTGCTTTTGCAGCCCAATAATCATGCCTTTGAGGTGCGCAGCTGGCTTATGGGTAGCGGTTGGGGTATTGTTGATGAACGGCTTGTATTGGAGAGGGGCAAGTTTTATCCGGTTATTATCTGCGAACAAAATAGGGGAATAGTCACTGAAGATCCTGTAGCTCTCGAAATAGGGCCCCGTTTGCTGGAAAAGGGAGGTCCGCTGGTGGAAAGGTTTTTGGAGAAAAGAAGCAGGGAGTGCGCTGGGATCTTAGACGGTCTATCCAGGAGTGCCAATCCTTTAAAGGTAGAAAAGCAGCAAAGAGTAACCAAGTTACTACGAGGTATAAAGGAGGAATTGATACGTGTGCGCAAAAGCTAA
- a CDS encoding ABC transporter ATP-binding protein: protein MVVEATKLTKKYGNFMAVDNINFDIRAGECFGFLGPNGAGKTTTVKMIQCFSPLTSGTLNVLGMDVQHDERKIKSRLGVVPQEDNLDPELTVMQNLIIYAAYFEFKGIKAQKKAEELLDFFELGEKRDALASNLSGGMKRRLTIARALINNPALLVLDEPTTGLDPRARHMVWQKLRELKNRNITLVLTTHYLEEAHRLCDRLLIMVGGKILDLGTPKEMVHKHIGDEVLELNIPPEQMSPLLAKTKNYIHGSLNLGTSLCLFPKDSKILMTFLQETPFDLQYQLLRPANLEDVFFKLTGRGLEQ, encoded by the coding sequence ATGGTCGTCGAAGCCACGAAACTCACCAAAAAGTACGGTAACTTTATGGCTGTGGACAACATCAATTTTGATATAAGAGCGGGAGAATGTTTCGGTTTTTTGGGGCCCAACGGCGCCGGCAAAACCACCACCGTAAAAATGATTCAATGTTTTTCTCCCCTTACCTCCGGAACCCTTAACGTATTAGGTATGGATGTACAGCATGATGAGCGTAAAATAAAGTCACGCCTGGGGGTGGTTCCCCAGGAAGACAACCTGGACCCTGAACTTACCGTGATGCAAAACCTGATTATCTACGCCGCCTATTTTGAATTTAAAGGCATTAAGGCCCAAAAAAAAGCTGAAGAGTTATTGGATTTTTTTGAGCTGGGAGAAAAACGGGACGCTCTGGCCAGCAACCTTTCGGGCGGTATGAAAAGAAGATTGACTATCGCCAGGGCCCTCATTAACAATCCTGCTCTACTGGTATTGGACGAACCTACCACCGGTCTGGACCCCCGGGCCCGGCACATGGTATGGCAAAAACTAAGAGAGTTAAAAAACAGAAATATTACCCTTGTACTTACAACTCATTACCTGGAGGAAGCGCACAGGCTTTGTGACCGTTTGCTGATAATGGTAGGAGGAAAGATACTGGATCTGGGCACCCCAAAGGAAATGGTTCATAAACACATTGGTGACGAGGTTCTAGAGCTTAATATCCCGCCGGAACAAATGTCGCCATTGTTAGCAAAAACTAAAAACTATATCCATGGTTCCTTAAACCTGGGAACAAGCCTTTGCTTGTTCCCCAAAGATTCCAAGATTTTGATGACATTTTTACAGGAAACTCCTTTTGATTTACAATACCAACTCCTGCGTCCTGCAAACTTGGAAGATGTATTTTTTAAGCTCACCGGAAGGGGATTGGAACAATGA
- a CDS encoding methyltransferase domain-containing protein yields MVNLRQIREVLIVSSTVAKTKEYYDGPADEIYKQIWQDNIHMGTWETGNEDFNTAQEKTNIVMAEKAGIKKGDKVLDSGCGYGATARYLAKTFECSITGINISEKELELASQRTREQGLDNLCVFEYGDFHRLKYPDQSFDMVWSQEAFLHGEDKRKILEECFRVVKKGGKFVFSDIVMIKRNATPEDEKKIHERLQTSDIWDFDDYHKALKDIGFNVRIEETWSEKVAPSYHAVATGLRENRQHIESRVGAEVVDKTLAALDFWVQAAKKDKIGQVFVVAEKPAN; encoded by the coding sequence ATAGTAAACTTGAGACAAATTAGGGAGGTTCTTATAGTGAGTTCAACCGTGGCAAAAACAAAAGAATATTATGACGGCCCTGCGGACGAGATTTACAAGCAAATTTGGCAGGATAACATTCACATGGGAACATGGGAAACAGGGAATGAGGATTTCAATACCGCCCAGGAAAAGACAAACATAGTAATGGCTGAAAAGGCAGGTATTAAAAAGGGCGACAAAGTATTAGATTCCGGATGCGGGTATGGAGCGACCGCACGGTATCTGGCAAAAACGTTTGAGTGCAGCATTACCGGCATAAACATTAGCGAAAAAGAATTGGAGCTGGCCAGCCAACGTACCCGTGAGCAAGGTCTGGATAATCTTTGTGTATTTGAGTATGGAGACTTTCACCGGTTAAAATACCCGGATCAATCCTTTGATATGGTTTGGAGCCAGGAGGCATTTTTACACGGAGAGGACAAGCGCAAAATACTTGAAGAATGCTTTAGGGTGGTTAAAAAAGGTGGGAAGTTTGTTTTTAGTGACATCGTAATGATTAAAAGAAATGCCACACCGGAAGACGAAAAGAAAATTCATGAGCGTTTACAGACCTCCGACATATGGGACTTTGATGACTACCATAAAGCGTTAAAGGATATAGGGTTTAACGTAAGGATCGAAGAAACGTGGTCGGAAAAAGTGGCCCCCAGTTATCATGCCGTAGCCACAGGCTTGAGGGAAAACAGGCAGCATATAGAATCCAGAGTTGGTGCAGAGGTTGTTGATAAGACCCTGGCAGCTCTTGACTTTTGGGTACAAGCAGCTAAAAAAGATAAGATAGGACAAGTTTTTGTTGTTGCAGAAAAACCAGCTAACTAA
- a CDS encoding (Fe-S)-binding protein produces MEAVTYFDEVREIIQEMGGDDITLCLQCGMCAGSCPWGKMEKESEFIIRKMLHMGRMGIEGFENDDVLYACTTCNQCVVKCPRGVNIVNVVRAMRSIVAETGGIPKNLKAVVGSISSNGNPWGQDAEQRTSWTKDIDVPTFADHEYLLYVCCTSAFDSQKIARATAQLLQQAGISFGIIGNEEKCCGEATRKIGAEEEFAGLAEHNINLFQSKGVKKIITTSPHCYYTFTQEYPEFGAEFEVIHYTQLLAQLVKEGKLAFNTPLAKKVIYHDPCYLGRHNNVYEEPRQLLQAVPELQRMDYDDNREYSMCCGGGGSRIWMETESGLRFSDVKVKEAADKGAEIIATACPYCVVMLEDSCKNLNKDEEIMVRDISQILAESL; encoded by the coding sequence ATGGAGGCTGTTACTTACTTTGATGAAGTTCGTGAAATTATCCAGGAAATGGGTGGCGATGATATTACCCTGTGCTTACAGTGCGGTATGTGTGCCGGAAGTTGCCCCTGGGGCAAAATGGAGAAAGAAAGTGAATTCATAATTCGAAAAATGCTGCACATGGGACGCATGGGTATAGAAGGTTTCGAAAATGATGATGTTCTTTACGCTTGTACTACATGCAACCAGTGTGTTGTAAAATGTCCGCGGGGAGTAAACATTGTGAACGTGGTAAGAGCCATGCGTTCTATTGTGGCTGAAACCGGCGGCATACCCAAAAACCTTAAAGCTGTGGTGGGAAGCATAAGCAGCAACGGTAACCCCTGGGGACAGGATGCTGAGCAGCGAACATCCTGGACAAAAGACATTGACGTACCTACCTTTGCAGACCATGAATACCTACTTTATGTTTGCTGTACGTCGGCCTTTGACAGCCAAAAAATTGCTCGTGCGACTGCCCAATTGCTACAGCAAGCCGGCATAAGCTTCGGCATTATCGGCAATGAAGAAAAATGCTGTGGGGAAGCTACCAGGAAAATCGGTGCTGAAGAGGAATTTGCCGGCCTGGCAGAACACAACATAAACCTTTTCCAGTCCAAAGGTGTTAAAAAGATCATTACCACTTCTCCACACTGCTATTATACTTTCACCCAGGAATATCCTGAGTTTGGTGCTGAGTTTGAGGTCATTCACTATACTCAACTGCTGGCTCAACTGGTTAAAGAGGGTAAACTCGCCTTTAACACTCCCCTTGCCAAAAAAGTAATTTATCATGACCCATGCTACCTGGGGAGACACAATAATGTCTATGAAGAGCCGCGGCAACTTCTGCAGGCGGTGCCTGAATTACAGCGCATGGACTACGATGACAACAGGGAATACAGCATGTGCTGTGGCGGTGGCGGCTCGCGTATCTGGATGGAAACAGAGTCCGGACTGCGCTTCTCTGATGTAAAAGTTAAAGAGGCTGCTGACAAAGGGGCAGAAATAATAGCCACAGCCTGTCCTTACTGCGTTGTTATGTTGGAAGACAGCTGTAAAAACTTAAACAAAGACGAAGAAATCATGGTGCGGGATATTAGCCAGATACTGGCAGAAAGCCTGTAA